From Ciona intestinalis unplaced genomic scaffold, KH HT000025.2, whole genome shotgun sequence, the proteins below share one genomic window:
- the LOC100179127 gene encoding phosphatidylserine synthase 1-like, translating into MKQVRRNSARRASRRFNYRYDFRAINEQQVEDITLEFFYKPHTITLLLVIVVSLLYIVTTREKNNPDSNIWFGLVAVVFFFSVISVLAFPNGPFTRPHPVVWRIIFGFSVLYFLCLVFLSFLNMKQVRNLMEWLDPGIIHAKREVDMIEEYAVNCSDISMSRIYSCLDIFAFAHFAGWGLKAMLLRSYTMAWTLSILWEMTELFFMHLLPNFQECWWDQVILDVIICNGVGIWVGMKVCGFLEMREYRWESIKDIHTTSGKLQRAAMQFMPAKLSPVRWLDPNSSIMRVVGVYILLTTFMLSELNTFFLKHFLRYPSSHLFCWGRILLIGIISAPSLRQYYVYLTDTRCKRVGTQTWVYVAIVCVETIVSLKFGAEEFTRTQIQNVVGWVVVTMLMTLFCLYLMVMLTRWGYNKEIEVYDGHLSGPEFPAMILKPLSKYGRPSCGESDHDSSDGDEDNDSSGDLNNSITRRTRGQNGNHAKIQ; encoded by the exons atgaaacaagtaCGAAGAAATAGCGCTCGAAGGGCTAGTCGCAGATTTAACTATAGATACGATTTTCGCGCAATTAACGAACAGCAG GTTGAAGACATCACATTAGAGTTTTTCTACAAACCTCATACGATAACTTTACTTCTAGTAATCGTTGTTTCACTTTTATACATCGTTACTACTAG AGAAAAGAACAATCCCGACAGCAACATCTGGTTCGGTTTGGTCGCTGTGGTTTTCTTCTTCTCAGTTATCAGCGTCCTTGCTTTTCCGAACGGGCCATTCACTCGTCCCCACCCAGTG GTATGGAGGATCATATTTGGTTTCAGCGTTCTTTACTTCTTATGTCTTGTGTTCCTATCTTTCCTTAACATGAAACAAGTTCGTAACCTGATGGAGTGGTTGGACCCAGGTATCATCCACGCTAAGAGGGAGGTTGATATGATTGAG GAATACGCAGTGAACTGTTCTGATATTTCAATGTCTCGGATTTATTCATGCCTGGATATTTTTGCGTTCGCACACTTTGCTGGGTGGGGGTTGAAAGCAATGTTGTTACGAAGTTATACCATGGCGTGGACGCTTAGTATCTTATGGGAGATGACAGAG TTGTTCTTCATGCACTTACTCCCTAACTTCCAAGAATGTTGGTGGGACCAGGTGATACTTGATGTTATAATATGCAACGGGGTGGGTATATGGGTTGGAATGAAGGTGTGTGGGTTCTTGGAGATGAGGGAATATAGATGGGAGTCCATTAA AGACATCCACACGACATCAGGAAAGTTACAGCGAGCCGCGATGCAATTCATGCCCGCAAAGTTAAGCCCTGTGCGTTGGTTGGATCCAAACTCAAGTATAATGAGGGTGGTGGGAGTCTATATACTACTAACTACTTTTATG TTAAGCGAACTGAACACTTTCTTCTTAAAACATTTCCTGAGATATCCATCGAGTCACTTGTTTTGTTGGGGAAGAATATTATTAATTGGGATTATATCAGCTCCTTCATTAAG ACAATATTACGTTTATCTCACTGACACTCGATGCAAGAGAGTTGGAACGCAAACATGGGTTTATGT agCCATTGTTTGCGTTGAAACAATCGTTTCATTAAAGTTTGGTGCCGAAGAATTCACGCGAACACAAATACAGAACGTTGTTGGTTGGGTTGTAGTTACT ATGTTGATGACGTTGTTCTGTCTCTATCTTATGGTCATGTTGACTAGGTGGGGTTATAATAAG GAGATTGAAGTTTACGACGGCCATTTATCCGGCCCTGAATTCCCTGCCATGATATTGAAGCCATTGTCTAAGTACGGTAGGCCCTCGTGTGGTGAGAGTGACCATGATTCGAGTGACGGGGACGAGGACAATGACAGTAGCGGGGATTTGAATAATTCAATCACTAGGAGGACTAGAGGGCAAAAT